From Desulfatibacillum aliphaticivorans DSM 15576, the proteins below share one genomic window:
- a CDS encoding ferritin-like domain-containing protein, with product MAYEFSADEIFAMAEEIEKNGAKFYSDAAAKVDDADNKQFLEELAAMERNHEKVFAMLRADLAEELKNSSTFDPAGETGQYLKSLADMRVFFKKEMDFSSMKSILKDAIVAEKDSIVLYLGMKDLVDSKEGRAKIDLIIKEEMGHVTVLTNRLTKA from the coding sequence ATGGCTTACGAATTTAGTGCAGATGAAATATTCGCAATGGCGGAAGAAATTGAAAAGAACGGCGCCAAGTTTTATTCCGACGCCGCTGCAAAAGTGGATGATGCCGACAACAAGCAATTCCTGGAGGAACTGGCGGCCATGGAAAGAAACCACGAAAAGGTTTTCGCCATGCTGCGCGCCGACCTCGCCGAAGAACTGAAAAATTCCAGCACCTTTGATCCTGCGGGAGAAACCGGTCAGTACCTGAAATCCCTGGCCGACATGCGGGTGTTCTTTAAAAAGGAAATGGATTTCTCCTCCATGAAATCCATCCTCAAAGACGCCATTGTGGCGGAGAAAGACTCCATCGTCCTGTACCTTGGCATGAAGGACCTGGTGGACAGCAAGGAAGGCAGAGCCAAAATCGACCTGATCATCAAGGAAGAAATGGGTCACGTCACGGTTCTGACGAACCGGCTGACCAAAGCCTGA
- a CDS encoding chemotaxis protein CheW, with amino-acid sequence MSKEIQAMNAATQAMSDHEGKYLTFTLAEEEYGIGILKIREIIGMMPVTTVPQTPDFVKGVINLRGKVIPIVDLRLRFGIEGIDYTERTCIIVVEIASEGGTVQIGIVVDSVSEVLNIRAEDIEPTPTFGAKLNTDYILGMAKMEGGVKILLHIDKVLSAEEVGMLQSAA; translated from the coding sequence ATGTCCAAGGAAATCCAGGCAATGAACGCAGCAACCCAGGCGATGTCCGACCACGAAGGCAAATATCTCACCTTTACCCTGGCGGAGGAGGAGTACGGCATAGGCATTCTTAAAATCCGGGAAATCATCGGCATGATGCCCGTGACCACCGTTCCCCAAACCCCGGATTTCGTCAAGGGCGTCATCAACCTGCGGGGCAAGGTCATCCCTATTGTGGACCTGCGCCTCCGGTTTGGGATTGAAGGCATTGATTATACCGAGCGCACTTGCATCATTGTGGTGGAAATCGCTTCCGAAGGCGGAACCGTGCAAATCGGAATCGTCGTGGACTCCGTCTCCGAAGTGCTAAACATCCGGGCCGAAGACATTGAACCCACCCCGACTTTCGGCGCCAAACTCAATACGGATTACATCCTGGGCATGGCCAAAATGGAGGGCGGCGTCAAGATTCTGCTCCATATCGATAAGGTTCTGAGCGCCGAGGAAGTGGGCATGCTGCAAAGCGCCGCCTGA
- a CDS encoding roadblock/LC7 domain-containing protein: MSRNEELDKALANLQASSADVQACAVVSEDGLIIASMLPQGLEETHIAAMSAAMLSMGSRTSMELKRGKLQQLFVKGEDGYVIIMYAGPHAVMLAMTGKDAKLGLIFFDLARAAEQVENILM; encoded by the coding sequence ATGTCACGAAATGAAGAACTCGACAAGGCCCTGGCCAATCTTCAGGCCAGCTCCGCGGACGTCCAGGCTTGCGCCGTGGTGTCTGAAGACGGACTGATTATCGCCAGCATGCTTCCCCAAGGGCTGGAGGAGACCCACATCGCAGCCATGAGCGCGGCCATGCTGTCCATGGGAAGCCGTACCTCCATGGAGTTGAAACGCGGTAAACTGCAGCAGCTTTTCGTCAAGGGCGAGGACGGGTACGTTATCATCATGTACGCCGGCCCCCACGCCGTGATGCTCGCCATGACGGGAAAAGACGCCAAACTTGGGCTGATCTTTTTCGACCTGGCCCGCGCCGCCGAGCAAGTGGAAAACATCTTGATGTAA
- a CDS encoding cytochrome ubiquinol oxidase subunit I: MDVLMLSRLQFAAATMFHYLFVPLTLGLSILVAIMETKYVRTGDKVYLRMTKFWGKMFLINFALGVVTGITLEFQFGTNWSRYSAYVGDIFGSILAIEATAAFFLESTLLGVWIFGWKKLSAKAHATVMWLVAGASSLSAVWILIANSWMQHPVGYVIRNGRAELTDFFAVVTNEFAILMIMHTLAGAYVLSSFFVMGISAYHLLKKTDDEFFTKSFRIALVMGVIFTIFVAVEGDIHGKDVTQKQPAKLAAMESLWETQTHAPVYMFAWPDEENERNVIEIMPIPGLLSLLGHGSFDAEVQGLKDFPKDERPPVLIVSMAFKGMVGIGTLLIFLTLFGLWKRDKLQEYPLYLKIMMFAIPLPYIANELGWVLTEVGRQPWIVYGVMKTSDAVSPILQSQGAISLTAFILIYGLLGAVGFYLIYTAAKKGPEKTEA, from the coding sequence ATGGACGTTTTGATGCTGTCACGCCTGCAATTTGCAGCCGCAACCATGTTCCACTACCTTTTTGTTCCCCTCACCTTGGGTCTTTCCATCCTGGTCGCCATAATGGAGACAAAGTATGTGCGCACCGGAGACAAGGTGTATCTCAGGATGACCAAGTTTTGGGGAAAGATGTTCCTGATCAATTTCGCCCTGGGAGTGGTGACGGGCATTACCCTGGAATTTCAGTTCGGCACCAACTGGTCCCGGTACTCGGCCTACGTGGGCGACATTTTCGGATCCATCCTCGCCATCGAAGCCACGGCGGCTTTTTTTCTGGAGTCCACGCTGTTGGGCGTGTGGATTTTCGGTTGGAAGAAGCTGTCGGCCAAGGCCCACGCAACAGTGATGTGGCTGGTGGCAGGGGCGTCGTCCCTTTCGGCGGTGTGGATTCTCATCGCCAATTCCTGGATGCAGCATCCCGTGGGATACGTCATCCGCAACGGCCGGGCCGAATTGACGGACTTCTTCGCCGTTGTCACCAACGAATTCGCCATTTTGATGATCATGCACACCCTGGCCGGCGCTTACGTGCTTTCCTCGTTTTTCGTCATGGGCATCAGCGCCTATCATCTGCTTAAGAAAACGGATGATGAGTTTTTCACCAAGTCCTTCCGCATCGCCCTGGTGATGGGCGTCATCTTTACGATCTTCGTGGCCGTTGAAGGCGATATCCACGGCAAGGACGTGACGCAGAAACAGCCCGCCAAGCTGGCCGCCATGGAATCCCTGTGGGAAACCCAAACCCACGCGCCCGTTTATATGTTTGCATGGCCTGACGAGGAAAACGAGCGCAATGTCATTGAGATCATGCCGATCCCCGGCTTGCTGAGCCTCCTGGGCCACGGGAGCTTTGACGCCGAAGTTCAGGGCCTCAAGGACTTCCCCAAAGACGAGCGCCCGCCGGTCCTCATCGTCTCCATGGCCTTCAAGGGCATGGTGGGGATTGGCACCCTGCTCATCTTCCTGACGCTGTTCGGCTTGTGGAAGCGGGACAAGCTCCAGGAATACCCCTTGTATTTGAAAATCATGATGTTCGCCATCCCCCTGCCGTACATAGCCAACGAGTTGGGTTGGGTTTTGACGGAAGTGGGAAGGCAGCCATGGATTGTTTACGGAGTCATGAAAACGTCGGACGCGGTGTCGCCCATTCTGCAATCCCAGGGCGCCATTTCCCTGACGGCCTTTATTCTGATTTACGGCCTGTTGGGCGCGGTGGGATTTTACCTGATATACACCGCCGCCAAAAAGGGGCCTGAAAAAACCGAGGCTTAA
- a CDS encoding RrF2 family transcriptional regulator: MRLTRAGEYGVRCILYLAGCPRGEVVKKKEVALNMEIPDQFLSKIAQQLAVAGIVEIIQGSKGGLRLARDPKNISLLDVVEAITGEIFLNDCVSDPNSCRNQPTCSVHRVWSKARMQLRETLGGATFAGLVEEGHCLQKKDDRA; encoded by the coding sequence GTGAGACTCACACGCGCAGGAGAATACGGAGTGCGATGCATCCTTTATCTGGCTGGCTGTCCCCGAGGGGAGGTGGTCAAAAAAAAGGAAGTCGCGCTCAACATGGAAATTCCGGATCAATTCCTGTCGAAAATCGCCCAGCAACTGGCCGTGGCGGGCATTGTGGAGATCATCCAGGGCTCCAAGGGAGGGCTGCGCCTGGCCAGGGATCCCAAAAATATCAGCCTATTGGACGTGGTGGAGGCCATAACCGGGGAGATTTTCCTGAACGACTGCGTGTCGGACCCCAACTCGTGCCGGAACCAGCCCACGTGCTCCGTCCACCGGGTATGGAGCAAGGCCAGGATGCAACTGCGGGAGACCCTGGGGGGGGCGACGTTCGCCGGGCTGGTGGAGGAGGGCCACTGCCTGCAGAAAAAAGATGATAGAGCTTAA
- a CDS encoding methyl-accepting chemotaxis protein → MFDKINLGVKLAVAFLAVGLIPFGLVGGVSLYKSGKALEKQAYRSLESVREIKKSQLEDFFSARQADMGVLMETVESLKDAAFAKLSTAQELKRTNIMEYMEGMISQMNVLKSDPYTMDALIEMDAILEAFDNDLESLEYKGTVKRYDVRMKAMAEANGWYDLLLIRKNGDIIYSTAKGADLGRNILENGLKDSPLGKAFVQAKASENNAACVGDFEPYAPSGGKPAAFTAAKLVNQMGELQGYVAFRIPTEKINAIMQQRAGMGVSGESYLVGRIGDQTSFRSDMKTMGDGKYVVGHPISTPYIEAALKGESGQNVFTDSTGKLVMTAYDPLPIQGLNWAAVSKINLKEAIAGVANGEARDYFSKFVDQLGYYDLFLIHPKGDVFYTVAREADYGTNIINGEFADSGLGKLTRKVLKTRQFSFADFQPYAPSKGAPAAFMAQPLIRNERLEMVVALQLSQEAVNAIMTKRQGMGETGETYLVGADKLMRSDSFLDPVNRSLTASFANPQAGSVDAPGARAALSGQTGKGVFPNYRGDSVLCAYTPIKFGDTAWALVAEINEDEAFSSSKAIMGLMGLIALFSFAAVVVVAFLVTRYITKPINQAIEGLNQGAEEVSSASCQVSSASQSLAEGASQQAASLEQTSSFIEEMTAATRQNAESANQANALMQEAGQVVAMANASMGELTYSIEEIAKVSGETSKIIKTIDEIAFQTNLLALNAAVEAARAGEAGAGFAVVAGEVRNLATRAAQAAGNTAGLIEGTVKKVAEGADLVKDANDAFMEVSNTASKVGKIVEEIAAASDEQARGIESVSKAVGEMEQVTQQNASSAEESASASQQMNAQAEQMKSVVSRLAALIQGSSGRNGKPAKDSKRAAVHSYEQAEAQTSGPPSAREHSAELVRPHDILDADQPDDWID, encoded by the coding sequence ATGTTTGACAAGATCAATCTGGGCGTCAAACTGGCCGTTGCGTTTTTGGCGGTGGGTTTGATCCCATTCGGCCTCGTGGGGGGCGTTTCTCTGTATAAGTCCGGCAAGGCATTGGAAAAGCAGGCCTATCGCTCTTTGGAAAGCGTTCGGGAAATCAAAAAATCCCAGTTGGAGGATTTCTTTTCAGCGCGTCAAGCCGACATGGGCGTGCTCATGGAAACCGTGGAAAGCCTGAAAGACGCCGCCTTCGCCAAGCTGTCCACGGCCCAGGAGTTAAAACGCACCAACATCATGGAATACATGGAAGGCATGATCTCCCAGATGAACGTCCTTAAAAGCGATCCCTACACCATGGACGCTCTGATTGAGATGGACGCCATCCTGGAGGCCTTTGACAACGACCTGGAATCCCTCGAATATAAAGGCACTGTCAAACGATACGACGTACGCATGAAGGCCATGGCTGAGGCCAACGGGTGGTACGACTTGCTGCTTATCCGGAAGAACGGAGACATCATTTACTCCACGGCCAAAGGCGCGGACCTTGGCCGGAACATCCTGGAAAACGGCCTGAAGGACTCCCCCTTGGGCAAGGCGTTCGTGCAAGCCAAGGCTTCCGAAAACAACGCCGCCTGCGTGGGGGATTTCGAGCCCTACGCTCCTTCCGGCGGCAAACCGGCCGCCTTTACGGCCGCCAAGCTGGTCAATCAAATGGGGGAGTTGCAAGGCTACGTGGCCTTTCGCATTCCCACGGAAAAAATCAACGCCATCATGCAGCAGCGGGCGGGAATGGGCGTCAGCGGCGAGTCCTACCTCGTGGGCAGGATCGGAGACCAAACCTCCTTTCGCAGCGACATGAAAACCATGGGCGATGGAAAATACGTGGTGGGCCATCCCATATCCACGCCCTATATTGAAGCCGCCCTAAAGGGGGAGTCCGGCCAAAATGTGTTTACGGACAGCACCGGCAAGCTGGTCATGACGGCCTACGATCCTCTGCCCATCCAGGGCCTGAACTGGGCGGCAGTCTCCAAAATCAATCTAAAGGAGGCTATCGCCGGCGTCGCGAATGGCGAAGCCCGGGATTACTTCTCCAAATTCGTGGATCAACTGGGGTATTACGACCTTTTTTTAATCCACCCGAAAGGCGATGTGTTTTACACCGTAGCCAGGGAAGCGGATTACGGAACCAACATCATCAACGGCGAATTCGCAGACTCCGGCCTGGGCAAGCTGACGCGAAAAGTATTGAAAACCAGACAATTCTCCTTTGCGGACTTTCAGCCCTACGCCCCCTCCAAAGGCGCGCCCGCCGCTTTCATGGCCCAACCCTTGATCCGCAACGAGCGGCTTGAAATGGTGGTGGCCCTGCAATTGTCTCAGGAGGCCGTCAATGCGATCATGACCAAAAGGCAAGGCATGGGCGAGACCGGCGAAACCTATCTGGTGGGAGCGGATAAGCTGATGCGGTCCGACTCCTTTCTGGACCCGGTCAATCGCTCCTTAACCGCTTCGTTCGCCAATCCGCAAGCCGGAAGCGTGGACGCGCCGGGCGCAAGGGCGGCCCTGTCGGGCCAAACCGGCAAAGGCGTCTTTCCGAATTACAGGGGAGACTCCGTGCTTTGCGCTTATACGCCTATCAAGTTCGGCGACACGGCCTGGGCCTTGGTGGCTGAGATCAACGAAGACGAGGCCTTTTCCTCGTCCAAAGCCATCATGGGGCTGATGGGCCTTATTGCGCTGTTTAGCTTTGCCGCCGTTGTTGTGGTGGCTTTTTTGGTCACCCGTTACATCACCAAGCCCATCAACCAGGCCATCGAAGGGCTTAACCAGGGCGCGGAGGAGGTCTCCTCCGCCTCCTGTCAGGTTTCCTCCGCCAGCCAGTCCCTGGCCGAAGGCGCGTCCCAGCAGGCCGCTTCTTTGGAGCAGACCTCCTCGTTTATAGAAGAAATGACCGCCGCCACCCGGCAAAACGCCGAAAGCGCTAATCAGGCGAACGCCCTCATGCAGGAAGCAGGGCAGGTGGTGGCCATGGCCAACGCCTCCATGGGCGAGCTTACCTATTCCATCGAGGAGATCGCCAAGGTCAGCGGCGAGACGTCCAAGATCATCAAAACCATCGATGAAATCGCTTTTCAAACCAATTTGCTGGCCTTGAACGCGGCCGTGGAAGCGGCCAGGGCCGGGGAGGCGGGCGCCGGTTTCGCCGTCGTAGCCGGGGAAGTGCGCAACCTGGCGACAAGGGCCGCCCAGGCGGCCGGAAACACGGCCGGCCTTATTGAGGGGACTGTCAAAAAGGTGGCGGAGGGGGCCGACCTGGTCAAAGACGCCAACGATGCCTTCATGGAAGTGTCCAACACGGCCTCCAAAGTGGGGAAGATCGTGGAGGAGATAGCCGCCGCCTCGGACGAGCAGGCTCGGGGCATTGAATCCGTCAGCAAGGCCGTGGGGGAGATGGAACAGGTCACCCAGCAGAACGCCTCCAGCGCCGAGGAATCCGCCTCCGCATCCCAGCAGATGAACGCTCAGGCCGAACAAATGAAGTCCGTTGTCAGCCGTTTGGCGGCCCTCATCCAAGGCTCCTCCGGCCGGAACGGAAAACCTGCAAAAGACTCGAAACGCGCAGCCGTTCACTCGTATGAGCAGGCGGAAGCTCAAACGTCCGGCCCGCCTTCCGCCCGAGAACACAGTGCGGAACTGGTCCGGCCCCATGACATCCTGGATGCGGATCAGCCCGACGATTGGATTGATTGA
- a CDS encoding response regulator, with product MENGLLNQEQRPETAGGLKILVVEDDFVGRKLLFKHLSAYGEVDLAVDGAEAVKAFYMSMLKKEPYDLICLDVMMPEMDGQEVLKSIRETEIRNGIRPGQGARIIMTTALDDTHSIMKAFREQCDGYLVKPIKREALLSTMQDLGLIKDAPGSKQ from the coding sequence ATGGAGAACGGGTTGTTAAATCAGGAACAGCGCCCCGAAACCGCCGGGGGGCTGAAAATTCTCGTTGTCGAAGACGACTTTGTGGGACGCAAGCTGCTGTTTAAGCATTTGTCCGCTTATGGAGAGGTGGATCTGGCCGTGGACGGCGCCGAAGCGGTGAAAGCCTTTTATATGTCCATGCTGAAAAAAGAGCCCTACGATTTGATTTGCCTGGATGTCATGATGCCTGAGATGGACGGACAGGAAGTGCTGAAATCCATCCGGGAAACGGAAATCAGAAATGGAATCCGGCCGGGCCAGGGCGCGAGAATCATCATGACCACGGCCTTGGACGACACCCATAGCATTATGAAGGCGTTCCGGGAGCAATGCGACGGGTATCTTGTCAAACCCATCAAAAGAGAGGCTCTTTTAAGCACAATGCAGGATCTGGGCCTGATTAAAGATGCTCCGGGCTCCAAACAATAA
- a CDS encoding NAD(P)/FAD-dependent oxidoreductase encodes MTHYLIVGNGVAGTTAAETIRKADSQGRITILTEEDLPYYSRIRLPEYIAGETDEDDLVIKAPDWYQERAIDIRLKAEVAGLDPDSKTVTLKDGEKISYDKVLLATGSRSFVPPIKGSDLSGVFTLRNVQDARAIKSYAEKCANAVVIGGGVLGLEAGNALIKLGKKVRVVEFMSRLLPRQTDWECSKRLQAILEGMGFSFSLDSKTSAIEGNGRVEKVLLEGGESLDADMVIISAGVRPCKDLAEPVDVACDKAVKVDEHMLTSMADVYAAGDVIEFEGRPYGIWPAASEQGRIAGNNMAGKTQEYEGTPMANTLKVAGVELAAAGELDPDGKLDSAVYETEDVYRKIVFDNGRIVGCVMLGDKTGFFQVTKLMGKDRDFSQFKEQFQSPDFDFKQLTA; translated from the coding sequence ATGACTCATTATTTGATTGTAGGCAATGGCGTGGCCGGAACCACGGCCGCCGAAACCATTCGCAAGGCCGACTCCCAAGGCCGCATAACCATCCTGACCGAAGAGGATTTGCCCTATTACTCACGGATTCGGCTGCCTGAATACATCGCCGGAGAGACGGATGAGGACGATCTGGTTATCAAGGCTCCCGACTGGTATCAGGAGCGCGCCATAGACATCCGCCTGAAGGCGGAAGTCGCCGGACTTGATCCCGATTCCAAAACCGTGACCTTAAAAGACGGCGAGAAGATTTCCTATGACAAGGTGCTGCTGGCCACGGGAAGCCGTTCATTTGTCCCGCCCATCAAGGGATCCGACCTGTCCGGAGTGTTTACGCTCCGTAATGTCCAGGACGCCCGGGCTATCAAAAGTTACGCCGAAAAATGCGCCAATGCGGTTGTCATAGGCGGCGGCGTTCTGGGCCTGGAAGCGGGGAACGCCTTGATCAAACTGGGGAAAAAAGTCCGGGTGGTGGAGTTCATGAGCCGCCTGCTGCCCCGCCAGACGGACTGGGAATGCTCCAAGCGGCTCCAGGCCATCCTGGAAGGCATGGGGTTCAGCTTCAGCCTGGACTCCAAAACCAGCGCCATTGAAGGAAACGGCCGGGTGGAAAAAGTCCTATTGGAAGGCGGCGAAAGCCTTGATGCGGACATGGTCATCATCTCGGCCGGCGTCAGGCCGTGCAAGGACCTGGCCGAGCCTGTGGATGTGGCCTGCGACAAGGCCGTCAAGGTGGACGAGCATATGCTCACCTCCATGGCGGACGTCTACGCAGCCGGAGACGTGATTGAATTTGAGGGCCGCCCCTACGGCATCTGGCCCGCTGCTTCCGAACAGGGCCGCATAGCCGGAAACAACATGGCCGGCAAAACCCAGGAATACGAGGGCACGCCCATGGCCAACACCCTCAAGGTGGCGGGCGTGGAACTGGCGGCGGCCGGCGAACTGGACCCGGACGGAAAATTGGACTCCGCGGTGTATGAAACCGAAGACGTGTACCGGAAAATCGTCTTTGACAACGGCCGTATTGTGGGGTGCGTCATGCTGGGCGACAAGACCGGCTTTTTTCAGGTGACCAAGCTCATGGGCAAGGATCGCGATTTTTCCCAATTCAAGGAGCAGTTCCAAAGTCCGGATTTCGACTTTAAACAATTGACCGCTTAA
- a CDS encoding MBL fold metallo-hydrolase yields the protein MIKLFESADHVNVMYNDLGSGAMVQANQHLVVHKGEGLVLDPGGHKIYSKFFPEIAAILSINNLKHIFFSHQDPDIIAAANGWLMVTDATAYLSTIWTRFITHFGVDELVIDRIKPIPDEGMVIEVAGERFPLIPAHFLHSSGNFQVYDPVAKILYSGDLGASLGQDYAIVENFDNHIQYMEGFHKRYIPTSKALKMWVNTVRKLDIEIIAPQHGAVFGNREMSNKFIDWISTVSCGLDLMDEEYPIPA from the coding sequence ATGATAAAGTTATTTGAAAGCGCTGATCACGTTAACGTGATGTACAACGATTTGGGTTCGGGGGCTATGGTTCAGGCCAACCAGCACCTGGTGGTCCATAAGGGCGAAGGGCTGGTCCTGGATCCCGGCGGGCACAAAATCTACTCCAAATTTTTTCCCGAGATCGCCGCCATTCTGTCCATCAACAACTTAAAGCATATCTTCTTCTCACACCAGGATCCTGACATCATCGCCGCCGCCAACGGATGGCTTATGGTGACGGACGCCACAGCGTATCTCTCCACCATCTGGACCCGGTTCATCACCCATTTCGGCGTGGACGAACTGGTTATTGACAGAATCAAGCCCATCCCGGACGAAGGCATGGTCATTGAAGTGGCCGGAGAACGGTTTCCCCTGATTCCTGCGCACTTTCTCCATTCCTCGGGAAACTTTCAGGTTTACGATCCGGTCGCCAAAATCCTGTATTCGGGCGACCTGGGCGCCTCTTTAGGCCAGGACTACGCTATTGTCGAGAATTTTGACAACCATATCCAATACATGGAAGGCTTCCACAAACGCTACATCCCCACCTCCAAAGCCCTTAAAATGTGGGTGAACACGGTGCGCAAGCTGGATATCGAAATCATTGCGCCCCAGCATGGCGCCGTGTTCGGGAATCGGGAAATGTCCAACAAATTCATTGACTGGATCAGTACGGTAAGTTGCGGCCTGGACCTGATGGACGAGGAATATCCCATTCCCGCATAG
- the cydB gene encoding cytochrome d ubiquinol oxidase subunit II, with amino-acid sequence MVLQNIWFFLWGLLWAIFFMTDGFVFGMGTMYPFLGKTEEEKRIMINSVGPLWDGNEVWLITAGGVTFAAFPDVYATMFSTLYTPLMLILFALILRGVSFEFRGKVDSPKWKRVWDTTIFIGNFAPALLFGVAFANIFQGIPFDENGIFQGTLITLLNPYGLIGGVVFVLMFIVHGSLWLAIKTQGDLQARAIQTGKRLWPVMVGAIVVCLIASAVFTDLYDNYLANPVLFLILVLAVAGLLGIKVFMGKEAWFKAWGCSCLSIVGVTFFGVAGLFPRLYPSSINADLSLTAHNASSSPLTLKIMLVVVVIFIPIVLAYQTWAYKLFSDKVTEEDLSHEEAY; translated from the coding sequence ATGGTTTTGCAGAATATATGGTTTTTCTTATGGGGCCTGTTATGGGCGATTTTTTTCATGACGGACGGATTCGTTTTCGGCATGGGGACCATGTACCCCTTCCTGGGCAAGACCGAGGAGGAAAAGCGGATCATGATCAACTCGGTGGGGCCTTTATGGGACGGAAACGAGGTCTGGCTGATCACTGCGGGCGGCGTGACATTCGCCGCGTTCCCCGATGTGTACGCCACCATGTTCTCCACCCTGTACACGCCTTTGATGCTGATTCTCTTCGCCCTGATCCTGCGGGGCGTGTCTTTTGAGTTCCGCGGAAAGGTGGACAGCCCCAAGTGGAAAAGGGTCTGGGACACGACCATTTTCATCGGCAACTTCGCCCCGGCGCTTTTGTTCGGCGTAGCTTTCGCCAACATCTTCCAGGGCATTCCCTTTGACGAAAACGGCATATTCCAGGGCACCCTGATTACCCTGCTCAACCCTTACGGGCTCATCGGCGGGGTGGTCTTTGTGCTTATGTTCATCGTCCACGGCTCCTTGTGGCTGGCCATCAAGACCCAGGGCGATTTGCAGGCCCGGGCCATTCAAACGGGCAAGAGGTTGTGGCCGGTCATGGTGGGCGCCATTGTGGTGTGCCTGATCGCCAGCGCCGTTTTTACGGATTTGTACGACAACTATCTTGCCAACCCGGTTCTGTTTCTCATTTTAGTATTGGCCGTGGCCGGCTTGCTCGGCATCAAAGTATTCATGGGCAAGGAAGCCTGGTTTAAAGCCTGGGGCTGCTCCTGCCTGTCCATCGTCGGCGTGACCTTTTTTGGAGTCGCCGGGTTGTTTCCCCGTTTATACCCCTCAAGCATCAACGCCGACCTCAGCCTGACGGCGCACAACGCCTCTTCCAGCCCCCTGACCCTTAAAATCATGCTGGTGGTGGTGGTCATTTTCATCCCCATTGTCCTGGCATACCAGACATGGGCGTATAAACTTTTCTCCGACAAGGTTACGGAAGAAGACCTGTCGCACGAGGAAGCGTATTAG